The following is a genomic window from Armatimonadota bacterium.
CGAAGAGTGTCCGGCTTACGTTTTCTCCATGGCCGAAGATGGGGCTTCGGTGGTCGCGGAGGAGCGGTGCATAGTCTGCGGCCACTGCGTTGCGGTGTGCCCGGAGGACGCCGTATCGCACCGCGGGTTGGCGGGCACGTACGACGCATTCGACGCCGCCCTGGCGGTGGACCCGGCGGCGGCGCAGCAGTTGATTCGCTCGCGTCGCAGCATTCGCTGCTTCACGGAGGATCCGGTTTCAGACGATGACCTGGCGACGCTTCTGAACGCGGCGGTATATGCCCCCAGCGCGCACAACGACCAGCCGTGGCAGTTCGCCGTGATCCGCGGGCGCGACAAGTTGTCGGCAGTGGCCGACGCCGCCGTCACCTTCATGCACGGTGTGCTCCGTCAACTCGACAGCCCGCAAGGGCGAGAGGCGCTCGCCGCCGCCCTCCCGCCTGCGATGTTCGAGACGCTCAAGGAGATAGAACCATCGCTGCGACTCATCGTCGCCGCGCACCGGGCGGGGAATGATATCATCTTTCGCGGAGCGACGGCGCTGATCGTCATTCACGCACCGCGCGCGATGCCGTCGGGTGTCGAAGACGCTCACTACGCGGCGGCGAACATCATGCTCATGGCCCATGCGATGAACC
Proteins encoded in this region:
- a CDS encoding nitroreductase family protein, encoding MGNIGVDLDKCVACGACVEECPAYVFSMAEDGASVVAEERCIVCGHCVAVCPEDAVSHRGLAGTYDAFDAALAVDPAAAQQLIRSRRSIRCFTEDPVSDDDLATLLNAAVYAPSAHNDQPWQFAVIRGRDKLSAVADAAVTFMHGVLRQLDSPQGREALAAALPPAMFETLKEIEPSLRLIVAAHRAGNDIIFRGATALIVIHAPRAMPSGVEDAHYAAANIMLMAHAMNLGTCLIGYLAGPARYSRDVAAAAGVPPENELCVALVVGHPKHSYPRIVPRRQAPIEWL